The Paenibacillus antri genomic sequence AGCGTCAAGCAGTTCCTTCAGGCGAACCGGGGACGCCCCGTGACGCTTGGAGAGACGGCCGACTTCGCCCATATGACGCCGAATTACTTATGCCGCGTCTTCAAGGAACGAACCGGCGAGACGCCGATGGGTTATTTGCAGGCGGCTCGGATGCGCGAAGCGGAGAAGCTGCTCGCCCTTACGGACTTGCCCGTCTATACGATCGCGGAGAAGCTCGGCTACGAGGAACCGTCCTATTTCGCGAGGGTGTTCCGCCGCGCGACCGGCGAGTCGCCGCAGGCGTTCCGCAAGCGGCTCTTGGCGAGAAACCGGATAAAATAGTCCGCATAACGGAATAGATCGTGTCTTCTGCGAAGCGGAGGGTTGCCCTATACTGAGGCTGTCAGGTACAGGAAGGCAACCATCTTACGTATCGAGGAGTGGGTCTGATCCATGAGCTTAACCCGGGAGCAAGTCGCTGATTTCCAAACGTACGGATATGTCATCGCCGAAGACGTCTTTACCGACGCCGACTTGGCGCCGGTCATCGCGGAGCTGGAGCGGGAGATCGACCGGAGAGCGCGCGCGCTCCATGCGGAAGGCAAGATTGCGTCGCTGCACGAAGACGAACCGTTCGAACGGCGCTACGCGCTGCTCCACCGGCAATGCCCGGACATCGGCAGACGATTCGATATCATGTTCTTGCTCGGCTCCGCCATGTTCGACTTCCTGCGCAACGACAAGCTGCTGGACGTCGTCGAAAGCCTGCTCGGCCGCGAGCTGAGCTGTAACCCGATTCAACATATCCGCGCGAAAATGCCGTGGACCGGCGACGACGAACAGCCCGCAGGGTACGAGAACGTGCCGTGGCATCAAGATGCCGCCGTCACGTCGAAAGATTCGGAAGCGTCCGAAATTCTAACGTTCTGGATGCCGCTCGTCGATGCGACGGCGGAGACCGGTTGTATGGAGGTCATGCCGGAGGTGTTCAAGCTCGGGTATTTGGAGCATCAGGCGGAAGGAGGCACGACGATCGTGCCGAAGCTGCTGCCGGGCGTCAAACCGGTTACCGCGGAATGTCGCAAGGGCGGCATCGTCATCATGAACAAATATACGCCGCATCGCGGCACGACGAACCGGTCGAACATCGTGCGCTGGTCGCTCGATCTGCGATACCATAAGACCGGCGCACCGTCGGGAAGATCGCACCAACCGTCGTTCGTCGTTCGAAGCCGTGCGAATCCGGACAGCGTCTTGAAGGACGACGAGGCGTGGAGGAAGATGTGGCGCGAAGCGCTGGATAGACCGGCGCAACCGATTCACAGAGTGTAACAAGGTTGCACGCGGATGGCGACGCTTCCGGAGCCCCCTTACGGGACCGGGAGCGTCTTTCGCGTTCCGCATGGAAGAAAGCGAATGCTTCACCTCGTGAAACGTTTTCCGCTTTGCGTGCGTATATAATTGGAGAACGATTCCACAATCGGAAATGAAAAGGAGCGTGCGTGCGATCGACATGTTGGACGTGTATTGGTTTTGTTTCCTCGGCGGCGCGGCGTTCGCGGTATTGCTCGTGTTGTTCGACACGATCGCGGGCGGTTGGGTCGACGGGATATTCGATGCATTGCCTGACGCGGCGCATCCGATTCTTATCGCAGGCGGCATCGTCTCCTTCGGCGGAGCGGGTATTCTCCTGACCGAATACGGCTCGTTCGGCGTCTGGACCGTCGTCCTGTTGTCGGCGCTCGCGGCGGCGCTCCTCGCGATCGGGTTGTTTTTCTTCTACGTCAAGCCGATGAGCCAGGCGGAAAATTCGGTCGCGTATTCGATGAAGGAGCTGGAAGGCAAGCTCGGCGAGGTGTCGGTTCCGATTCCTGCCGGCGGGTACGGCGAAGTGGGCTTTACGTTCGGTCACGGCTTGGTGTATCATACCGCGAACAGCGACGATGCGGAGACGATCCAAGCCGGCGAGCGGGTGCTCGCGATCGACGTGAAGGACGGCGTCGTCACCGTGTGCCGATGGTCGGAATCTTATCCAATACATAATTAGGAGGAGAAGGAATGGATTTTTTAACGACGGAGTCTTGGTTGTTCGTGCCGGTCGTCGTCATCGGCGTGATCGTGCTTCTCGGTCTCGCGTTCTGGGCGCGGTACAAGACGGTCAGTCCCGACGAGGCGATGGTGGTGACCGGTTCGCTGCTGGGCTCGAAGAACGTGCTCGTCGACGATTCGGGCCGGAAGATCAAGATCGTCCGCGGCGGCGGCGCATTCATCTGGCCGATCTTCCAGAAGGCGGAATTTTTATCGCTCTTATCCCACAAGCTGGACGTCTCGACGCCCGAGGTGTATACGGAGCAGGGCGTGCCGGTCATGGCGGACGGCGTCGCGATCATCAAGATCGGCGGCTCGACCGAGGACGTCGCCACCGCGGCGGAGCAGTTCATGGGCAAGCCGACGGAGGCGCTGAAGGGCGAAGCGCAAGAGGTGCTCGAAGGTCATCTGCGGGCCATCCTCGGGATGATGACGGTCGAGGAAGTGTACCGCAATCGCGATAAGTTCGCGCAGGAAGTGCAAGGCGTGGCGGCTAGAGATCTTAAGAAAATGGGGCTGCAGATCGTGTCGTTCACGATCAAGGACGTCCGCGACAAGCACGGATATTTGGATGCGCTCGGGAAGCCGCGTATCGCGGCGGTCAAGCGCGACGCGGAAATCGCGGAAGCGGAAGCGATACGGGACTCCCGGATCCAGAAGGCGCGCGCCGACGAGGAAGGGCAGAAGGCCGAGCTGCTTCGCGATACGAACGTCGCGGAGGCGAACAAGGAGAAGGAATTGAAGGTCGCGGCGTTCCGGCGAGAGCAGGACGTGGCGAAGGCGGAAGCGGATCAGGCGTACCATATTCAAGAGGCGAAGTCGAAGCAGCTCGCGGTCGAAGAACAGATGCGTATCGAGATCGTGCGCAAGGAGCGGGAGATCGACATCGAGGAGAAGGAAATTTCCCGCCGCGAGAAGCAATACGACGCTGAAGTGAAGAAGAAGGCCGACGCGGACCGGTACTCGGTAGAGCAGGCGGCGGAAGCGGCGAAGTCGCGGGCGATCCGCGAGGCGGAGGCGCAGCAATTCCGAATCGAAGCCGAAGCGAAGGCGCTTGCGGAGCAGAAGCGGCTCGAAGGTCTTGCCATCGCCGACGCCGAGCGGGCCAAGGGGACGGCCGACGCCGAGGTCATCCGCCTCCGGGGTCTCGCGGAAGCGGAAGCGAAGGAGAAGCTCGCCGAGGCGTTCGCGAAGTTCGGCGAGGCGGCGGTGCTCGACATCATCGTGAAGATGCTGCCGGAGCTCGCGGGCAAGGTGGCGGCGCCGATCTCCGCGATCGACAAGCTGACCGTCGTGGATACGGGGCACGGCGAAGGGGCGGCCAGGGTGAGCAACTACGTGACCTCGCTCATGGCTACCGCGCCGGAAATGCTGAAGAACGTATCCGGCATCGACGTCGAAGGGCTGATCAAGGGGCTTACGCAGAAGTCGGTTCGTCCTTCGGATCCGGTTACCCCGGCCGCCGCGATCGAAGCGGCGCCCGCGGCGGAGCCGTCGAACGAAAGAAAATAACGTAACGAAAAACAGGACCGAGCGGCGAGGTTGCCGTTCCGTCCTGCTTTTATTTTCGCGGAAAATCGTTCATGCCTTGGAAGAAAAGACGAATTGTTTCACCATTTCGATCGTAACATATTTCCTAGTGGGGGAGATTCCGTGTTTGGCGTGCGCATTAATGCGGGCGGTCGCTTCGTTAATGCGATCGACGTCGAACGGTTCTCCGTTCCTGCATTTCGTTACGGCTTCTTCTATAGCCTCCTCGCGGAGCGCATCCAGCCGTTCGAACTCGACGAGGTGCAGATGCTGCTTCTTCGAGTGCTTCGAGATCGACTCGTGGACGTTCAAGGGGGGTCCTCCTTATTTTCAACCTATGATTCCCAATGGTACTATAGTAGAAATCGTAACTCAACTGATTCATGACAGCTAGGAGGCTGCGCCATGCAAGAAGTCCTCATTGGAAGCATCGTCTCCGCCCTGGCGACCGGACTCGGCGCGCTGCCGATCTTAATGATGAAGGTCGTAACGCATCGTTGGAGGGATATCCTGCTCGCGTTCACCGCGGGCATCATGGTGGCCGCCACGGTGTTCAACCTGATTCCGGTCGCGCTCGATCATTCGAACCTGCTGACCGTCACGATCGGCATTTTGCTCGGCACGTGCGTGCTGAGCGTCATGGAACGGTATATGCCGCATATCGATCTGGAGCATTCGAAAACGTCGACCGTGCAATTCGATCAGAAGAGCATGCTCATCATTACCGCGATCACGCTGCATAACCTGCCGGAAGGCTTGTCCGTCGGCGTCAGCTACGCGAGCGAAAGCGCCGGCCTCGGTCCGATCATCGCGCTCGCCATCGGGCTGCAGAACGCCCCGGAGGGGTTCCTCGTCGCTTTGTTCCTTGTGACGCAGAAGGTGAAGAAATGGCAGGCGTTCGCGATCGCCACCCTGACGGGCACGGTCGAAATCGCGACGGGGCTGCTCGGGTTCTTCTTGACGTCTTACGTCTCGAATTTGGTGCCGTACGGCTTGGCGTTCGCCGCCGGCGCGATGTTGTTCGTCGTTTATAAAGAGTTGATCCCCGAGAGCCATGGGGACGGGAACGAAAGCTCGTCGACGTTTTCCTTCATTTTCGGACTTATCACTATGATCGCGCTCATCGAATGGTTCGGGTAACTCAAGCATAGGCGGTGATACGGAACAATGAATCGAAGCTCGCATCGAACGCCGAACCGACAACCGAGCCGTCCGCCGAACCGCCCGACGCAGCGCGGCGTACGGGCCTTCCGGAAATATATGCTGTTCTTCCTGCTGGCGACCGGGACGATCGGCGCGTACTTATGGATCGCCTACCGGACGCCCTTGGCCGAAGCGCTGGCGAACACGGCCGCCGACCCGCGGACGTTCTTAAGCGAAGCGGACGTGGCGCGGGCAGCGTCGTATTCGATGCTCCGCGATCTGTTGTTTTTCGTCGGGTACTTCTGGGAGTGGGGCATGCTGCTTTGGCTCATGACGAGCGGGTACGCCCGCACGTTGTCGCAGGGGCTGAAGGGGCTGATCGGCAGCGTATGGCTCCGCTTCCCGGCGTACATCGCGGGCATCGCCGCGGCGTTGTTCGCGCTCGGGCTTCCGCTGCGTCTGCTGTCGTATTCGATTTCGCGGAATTACGACGTCTCCACGCTGTCGTTCGGCGGCTGGTGGAGAGACCAATGGGTGCAGCTCGCCGTCGATTACGCGCTGATGCTCGCCGTAGGGGCGGTCGTCTTCGCGCTCGCGCGCAAAGGCGGAACGTGGTGGTTCCGATTATGGCTGCTCTCGATTCCGTTCCTCGTCTTTCTGATGTTCATCCGGCCCGTAGCGATCGATCCGCTGTTTACCAAGTACGAGCGCCTCTCCGATCCGGCGTTGGAGCATGCGGTGCTCGAGATGACGGCCAAGGCGGGGGTGCCGGCGGAACGGGTGTTTGAGGCGAACTATTCGAAAAAGACGAACGCGATCAACGCATACGTCGAC encodes the following:
- a CDS encoding M48 family metallopeptidase — protein: MNRSSHRTPNRQPSRPPNRPTQRGVRAFRKYMLFFLLATGTIGAYLWIAYRTPLAEALANTAADPRTFLSEADVARAASYSMLRDLLFFVGYFWEWGMLLWLMTSGYARTLSQGLKGLIGSVWLRFPAYIAGIAAALFALGLPLRLLSYSISRNYDVSTLSFGGWWRDQWVQLAVDYALMLAVGAVVFALARKGGTWWFRLWLLSIPFLVFLMFIRPVAIDPLFTKYERLSDPALEHAVLEMTAKAGVPAERVFEANYSKKTNAINAYVDGIGPSLRIVIWDTALHKLTAEEIVVLTAHEVGHYVKKHLQWSAAGGVASMFFLLWIGNKAYRFALKRWRSFLFIRHPADWPGLPLMLLVVSVLTFVTTPLTSAVSRNAELEADRYAYALTGDADAAVTMYQKLAASSRGTLYPPALTYWFRYTHPSLGDRITEALDYDRTLP
- a CDS encoding protease, producing MRAIDMLDVYWFCFLGGAAFAVLLVLFDTIAGGWVDGIFDALPDAAHPILIAGGIVSFGGAGILLTEYGSFGVWTVVLLSALAAALLAIGLFFFYVKPMSQAENSVAYSMKELEGKLGEVSVPIPAGGYGEVGFTFGHGLVYHTANSDDAETIQAGERVLAIDVKDGVVTVCRWSESYPIHN
- a CDS encoding phytanoyl-CoA dioxygenase family protein yields the protein MSLTREQVADFQTYGYVIAEDVFTDADLAPVIAELEREIDRRARALHAEGKIASLHEDEPFERRYALLHRQCPDIGRRFDIMFLLGSAMFDFLRNDKLLDVVESLLGRELSCNPIQHIRAKMPWTGDDEQPAGYENVPWHQDAAVTSKDSEASEILTFWMPLVDATAETGCMEVMPEVFKLGYLEHQAEGGTTIVPKLLPGVKPVTAECRKGGIVIMNKYTPHRGTTNRSNIVRWSLDLRYHKTGAPSGRSHQPSFVVRSRANPDSVLKDDEAWRKMWREALDRPAQPIHRV
- a CDS encoding flotillin family protein; the encoded protein is MDFLTTESWLFVPVVVIGVIVLLGLAFWARYKTVSPDEAMVVTGSLLGSKNVLVDDSGRKIKIVRGGGAFIWPIFQKAEFLSLLSHKLDVSTPEVYTEQGVPVMADGVAIIKIGGSTEDVATAAEQFMGKPTEALKGEAQEVLEGHLRAILGMMTVEEVYRNRDKFAQEVQGVAARDLKKMGLQIVSFTIKDVRDKHGYLDALGKPRIAAVKRDAEIAEAEAIRDSRIQKARADEEGQKAELLRDTNVAEANKEKELKVAAFRREQDVAKAEADQAYHIQEAKSKQLAVEEQMRIEIVRKEREIDIEEKEISRREKQYDAEVKKKADADRYSVEQAAEAAKSRAIREAEAQQFRIEAEAKALAEQKRLEGLAIADAERAKGTADAEVIRLRGLAEAEAKEKLAEAFAKFGEAAVLDIIVKMLPELAGKVAAPISAIDKLTVVDTGHGEGAARVSNYVTSLMATAPEMLKNVSGIDVEGLIKGLTQKSVRPSDPVTPAAAIEAAPAAEPSNERK
- a CDS encoding ZIP family metal transporter, whose product is MQEVLIGSIVSALATGLGALPILMMKVVTHRWRDILLAFTAGIMVAATVFNLIPVALDHSNLLTVTIGILLGTCVLSVMERYMPHIDLEHSKTSTVQFDQKSMLIITAITLHNLPEGLSVGVSYASESAGLGPIIALAIGLQNAPEGFLVALFLVTQKVKKWQAFAIATLTGTVEIATGLLGFFLTSYVSNLVPYGLAFAAGAMLFVVYKELIPESHGDGNESSSTFSFIFGLITMIALIEWFG
- a CDS encoding DUF2533 family protein, producing the protein MNVHESISKHSKKQHLHLVEFERLDALREEAIEEAVTKCRNGEPFDVDRINEATARINAHAKHGISPTRKYVTIEMVKQFVFSSKA